In Hugenholtzia roseola DSM 9546, the genomic stretch CCGCGCTGCGCTCGACCAAATGATGCGCGACAATGCTGGCGGTAAAGTATTTTATGCCGTTACTGTAGTGCCTGGCGGTTCTTCTGCTTTCACTAACGGTCGCTTAGAAGACGTACAAGGTGTTGCTGGCGTAACTGTTACTGCTACTCAATTCGGTGGCGCAATGGTACAGACCGTTACTACTGACGAGTCTGGTATTGCTGTTTTCGAACTTTATAGCGGTGAAGTAGCGGTTCATATCGACGCTCCAGACCACACTAACGTAAGCTACGTTTCTAACCTTACTCCTAACGGTGGTGTAGCTAACGGTGCTATCGCTTATGTAGGTAACGTAGTTCCTGTATTCGATGACCCTAACAGCCCTAACGCTGCTATCGAAGACATCGCTAACGTTTCTGGTAAGGCTGTAGCTGAAATCGACCTTACTAACTCTATCGAAGAGAACGTTCCTTCTGGTACGCCTATCACAGCACACATCGACGTTGATGCAGGTGGTTTCTGGGATAAGTATATCATCGACAACAACTCTGTATACCTTGACAATAACGGTATCAACGGTGGCGACCAAACTAACCGTTCTGGTCAAATCCAGCGTATCGCTTACGAAGAGGCTTCTCAGCGTTCTACTGTCAATGGAAGCGGCGACTACTCTATGTTAGTAGCGGCTACTGCTTCTGGTTTGCCTATCAAAGTGTTGGCTTCTGACTTCGCTGCTGACCGTATTTGGTATGCTTTCGACCCTATTTTTGACGGCTCTACTGACGACGACGAGCAAACTGATAACTTCGGTCTTGCTACAAGCACTCGCTTCCTTTACACAATGAATACTGCTAACGACACACAGTCTGGTGATATCCAAACTGGTGCTAACGATTTGGCAGACTTCTCTTTCTGGAGAGCTTCATTCGTAGATGAGCCTGCTGTTGTAAATGTAGCTTACATCAACGGTGACCGTCTTCTTACCGAGCGTATCGGTGGTTCAGACTTCTTGGTAGTAAACCCTGGTGGTGCAACTGCTGAAGACAGAGTTTCTTTCCAAGCTGCTGACGCTGCTGGCGTAGCTGGTTTGAATCCTGGTTACTACTTGGCTGACGTTACTGACGCTGCTAACGCAACGGCTACAGACGTATTGCCTCCAATGGTTACTTTCTCTGCGCCTACTGCTGGCACACAAGCTACTGGTCAAGTTGTATTGACTGCTGCTGATGCTAATGACAGAGGTCGTGAAGTATTCCGTATTCGTGTAACGAACCCTGGTGCTGGCTACACTGCCGCTCCTTCGGTTTCTTTCATGCGTAACACTACTGGCGTAACAGGTTTCGGTACTATTCAAACTCCTGCTACTGCTATCCGTACAAATGTACGCATCATCGACGGTGGTTACGGTTTCATTGACCCTATCGCTGCATTCCCTTCACAAGAAACTGGTCGTTGGACTGGTCTTGACCCTGTTATCAACATTCCTCAAATCACTGGCTTGACACTTAGCGTTGTAGCTGATTTTGAGTATGATTGGGAAAACTCAAGTGGTGATGACATCGGTACTGTTCAGGAGATTGAAGTTACTTCTTCTTCTTCTAACTGGACTGTTGCAGCCCTTACTGCTTTGAATAACTCTCCTTTTAGATATTCGCAGCAAGATGCTTCTGCTGATTCAGACACAGATGGTGATGAGTTGTTTGTTATCAATAACGGTCAGTTAGAGTTCAACCCTGCACACGCAGGCTTTGTTACAGCTAACACGCTTGACTTGACTGTAAACAACGGTACTGCTACTGGTTCTGGCTATGTATTCGTTCCTGTTGTTACTTATACACAAGGTACTTCTATCCCTGCTGCCAACCAAACACAACGCGCTGCGAGCTTCGTGGCAGAAGTTGACGCTACTGGTCAGGTTATCAGCGTTCGCATCGTAGATGCTGGTGCTTATGACGCAGCTTTGAACGGTACTTTGTTTGACGGCGGATTGAGCATCTTTGTACCTAACGACCAAACTTCTCTTGATGCTGAATTCGGCTTAGGTGGTTCTTCTGTTGATAACTATGTTATCAATGGTACTGGCGTAGGTAGCTTTATCCAAGATAAACTTTCTGACCCTAACGCTAACACTGACCTTGACGCAGAAGACAACTCATACGTAGTATGGTTTGCTGAGCCTACTGCGGCAGGCGGTCAGCGTGCTTACGGTTATCCTGTATTCAGTGGAAGCACAGTGATTGGTATTGAGATTTATGAAGCAGGTGCTGATTACGCTACTGCTCAAGCCAATAACATTCCTTTCACTATCGAGGAAATTTTCGCTACGGATTCTGATAACAACGCTGCTGTAAGAGCTGCTCTTACTCCTGCTATCCTTCGCTTTACAATCGCGAATGGTGGTTTAGGTTATGCAGTACGTCCTCAAATCTATGTATACGGTGGTAACAAGTCTGCTGAAGACTTAGACGAATTGAACACTACTATCAGAGATGCATTTGATGCAATTCCTACTAATAGCCGTGGTTCATTCCCAACTACTGGTCCTCTTTCTACTTTTGACGTAACTATTCCTAACAATCCATTCCTTCCTACTGAGCCTCTTATCACGCCTGCTGATATTGCCGTAGAAGCGATTGGTGTTGCAACAGGTGTAGGTGCTATCCAAAATGCCTTCAACGCTCGTTTGCAAGCGACACACGCTTTCTTAGGCGGTATTCCTCTTGGTACTCAGTTTGAGTATTTCTTGAACGGAAACGGTGCTGACGGTCATTCAGGTGGCATGAGTGGTGCTTTCGGTGGTTTTGTTGGTTTCTCTAACTACTTTGAAGGTATCCGTCAGTCTACAAACACTGGTTTGGGCTACTCTGCTATTGACGAGTACTTAGGTTACAACGAAAACAACGTAGATAACGAGTTGTTCTTGTCATTCCGCTTGTCTGCTATCAACGTTCTTATCGGTGATACTGGCTTTGCAGGTCGCGCTATCGTAGACCCTTACAATGCAGAACGCGTTATCGGTGTTAGTGTAACAGACCAAGGTTCTGGCTTATTCGTATTGCCTTTGAACCACCCATCTATCCCTGCTGATGGTGAGCCATTCCGCTTCATCGGTGGTCCTGCTGGTGGTAACTTCGGCTTGTTCGAAACTTACTCTGGTATGAACTATATCCGTGATATCCACTACGGAACTGGTGTAGAGCTTGACTAATTTTAGTTAGGTCTTAGACCATAGTTTTAAAAAACAGTTATCGGCTTCGGCTGGTAACTGTTTTTTTTATCTATAAAAATTTCCTTTTCAGTCTATTTTGGCAGGCGGTTTGAGTACAACAATTTACTATCATCTTCCTTAACATGAAAACTACAAAATTCTTATTTCTCTTGTTTTTTGTATTTGCCCTTAGCCTTTCTGCTTCGGCACAGGTGAATACTTCCATCGGTTTGCGTGCAGGCTTGAATGTGGCAAATTTCTACGGCAAAGATGCCGAGCCTTATAGCGGCAAAGTAGGGGCTAATGCAGGTCTTGTCTTCAATTATAGCGTCGTGCCTACTTTCGGCATTACCGCCGAAGTGGATTTTGCCATGAAAGGGGCTTCTCTACAATCCGACAATGCACCTGATATTACCACATCGCTTAATTATGGTCAGCTTGCCATTATCCCTACCTACTATTTTGTGAGCGAGGGTTCGGATATTGTTCCGAAGGTCTTTATCGGTGGTAGTTATGGCATTTTGCTTTCTGCCAAACAGAAAATAGGTGATGCCGCTGCGCAAGATGTCAAAGCCAACTTCGAAAGCGGCGATTTGGGCTTGCTCTTAGGTGCAGGGCTGCATTATAGCTTAGGCGAGGGCAAGTGGCTTTTGTTCGACGTGCGCTTTCATCGCGGCTTAACCGACATTACGAAAAGTTCGCTCTCTACACTCAATAATGGCGTTTTGGCTCTTAATGTAGGCATTACTTTTCCTTTGGGGAATTATTAGAATAAGAGAACGTTTTAAATCTATCAAGAAAGTGTAGCGCGAAATTTTAGCTTCGTGCAAAGTTTCTGAACCCCCACCCTGCCCTCCCCCCATAGGGGAGGGTTCGAAAACCAAATCATTTTTTGCATAAATGTAAAAAATGATACCGAATAAAAGCCCCGCCCTATGGCAGTAATGTTAAATTCTAAAAAAACAGAGTCAAATGTAGGGACAAGGCATTGCCTTGTCCGCAGTGAGATTGAAATAAAAAAGGACTTTCAGACCTAAAAATGGGTTTAGTCCAAATTTTATTTCGTTTCTAATTT encodes the following:
- a CDS encoding outer membrane beta-barrel protein, encoding MKTTKFLFLLFFVFALSLSASAQVNTSIGLRAGLNVANFYGKDAEPYSGKVGANAGLVFNYSVVPTFGITAEVDFAMKGASLQSDNAPDITTSLNYGQLAIIPTYYFVSEGSDIVPKVFIGGSYGILLSAKQKIGDAAAQDVKANFESGDLGLLLGAGLHYSLGEGKWLLFDVRFHRGLTDITKSSLSTLNNGVLALNVGITFPLGNY